A window from Pseudomonas sp. Tri1 encodes these proteins:
- a CDS encoding LacI family DNA-binding transcriptional regulator has protein sequence MATIKDVAALAGISYTTVSHVVNKTRPVSEEVRLKVEAAIERLDYVPSAVARSLKAKTTATIGLLVPNSLNPYFAELARGIEDYCERNGYCVILCNSDDNPDKQRSYLRVLLEKRIDGLIVASAGGDVGLAQGLANVRTPMVIVDRGLDGVDADLVRIDHEYGAYLATRHLLELGHRDIAFIGGPADTSVAQMRLAGYCRALKEAGIELPVERMLESDFTSPGGYRAAAQLLEQQPPSAIFAANDMIGIGVLRAAAERNVRVPSELSVIGFDDIQMSRYVYPALTTVGQSILQLGEMAAEVLLRRIATPALATDQRIVTPSIVLRESTAPLSGAFAQYR, from the coding sequence ATGGCGACGATCAAGGATGTGGCGGCGCTCGCGGGGATTTCCTATACGACCGTGTCCCACGTGGTGAACAAGACGCGGCCGGTCAGCGAAGAAGTGCGACTCAAAGTCGAGGCTGCGATCGAGCGCCTCGACTATGTGCCCAGTGCCGTGGCTCGCTCGCTCAAGGCCAAGACCACGGCGACTATCGGCCTGTTGGTACCCAATAGTCTGAACCCGTACTTCGCCGAATTGGCCAGGGGCATTGAGGACTACTGTGAGCGCAACGGCTATTGCGTGATCCTGTGCAACTCCGACGACAACCCGGATAAGCAGCGCAGTTACCTGCGAGTGCTGCTGGAAAAACGCATCGACGGCTTGATCGTCGCGTCCGCCGGCGGCGACGTCGGCCTGGCGCAAGGGCTGGCCAATGTGCGCACGCCCATGGTCATCGTCGACCGTGGGCTCGACGGCGTTGACGCGGACCTGGTGCGCATCGACCATGAGTACGGCGCCTACCTGGCGACCCGGCACCTGTTGGAGTTGGGGCACCGCGATATCGCTTTTATCGGCGGGCCGGCGGACACCAGCGTGGCGCAGATGCGTCTGGCCGGTTACTGCCGGGCGCTGAAAGAGGCGGGGATCGAGCTGCCTGTCGAGCGCATGCTTGAAAGCGATTTCACCAGCCCCGGTGGTTACCGCGCCGCCGCCCAACTGCTTGAGCAGCAGCCGCCGAGCGCGATTTTTGCGGCCAACGACATGATCGGCATTGGCGTGCTGCGCGCCGCCGCCGAACGTAACGTACGCGTGCCCAGCGAACTGTCGGTCATTGGTTTCGATGACATCCAGATGAGCCGTTATGTCTACCCGGCGTTGACCACAGTGGGGCAGTCGATCCTGCAGCTTGGTGAGATGGCCGCCGAAGTGCTGTTGCGGCGGATCGCCACGCCGGCGCTTGCCACCGATCAGCGGATCGTGACGCCCAGCATTGTCTTGCGTGAGTCGACCGCACCGTTGTCCGGTGCGTTCGCCCAATACCGCTGA
- a CDS encoding ABC transporter permease — protein sequence MKTASAVGKSTGNFYGLGTYLGLAGALLAMVALFSALSSHFLSYDTFSTLANQIPDLMVLAVGMTFILIIGGIDLSVGSVLALAASTVSVAVLGWGWSVWPSALLGMAVAALAGTVTGSITVAWRIPSFIVSLGVLEMARGLAYQMTGSRTAYIGDSFAWLSNPIAFGISPSFIIALLVIFIAQAVLTRTVFGRYLIGIGTNEEAVRLAGINPKPYKILVFSLMGLLAGVAALFQISRLEAADPNAGSGLELQVIAAVVIGGTSLMGGRGSVISTFFGVLIISVLAAGLAQIGATEPTKRIITGAVIVVAVVLDTYRSQRASRRA from the coding sequence ATGAAAACCGCATCCGCCGTCGGCAAATCGACTGGCAACTTCTATGGCCTCGGTACCTACTTGGGCCTGGCCGGCGCGTTGCTGGCCATGGTCGCGCTGTTCTCGGCACTGAGCAGCCATTTCCTGTCCTATGACACCTTCAGCACCTTGGCCAACCAGATTCCAGACCTGATGGTGCTGGCGGTCGGCATGACTTTCATCCTGATCATTGGCGGTATCGATCTGTCGGTGGGCTCGGTGCTGGCACTGGCGGCATCGACGGTGAGCGTGGCCGTTCTCGGCTGGGGCTGGAGCGTCTGGCCGTCGGCATTGCTTGGCATGGCCGTGGCGGCTCTGGCGGGGACCGTTACCGGTTCGATAACCGTGGCGTGGCGGATTCCATCCTTCATCGTGTCCCTCGGCGTGCTGGAAATGGCCAGGGGCCTGGCGTACCAGATGACCGGTTCGCGTACGGCCTATATCGGCGACTCCTTCGCCTGGTTGTCCAACCCCATCGCCTTCGGCATTTCGCCCTCGTTCATCATTGCCTTGCTGGTGATCTTCATTGCCCAGGCAGTGCTGACCCGCACCGTGTTCGGTCGCTACCTGATCGGCATCGGCACCAATGAAGAAGCCGTGCGTCTGGCGGGCATCAATCCAAAGCCCTACAAGATCCTGGTATTCAGTCTGATGGGGTTGCTGGCCGGTGTGGCGGCGCTGTTCCAGATTTCCCGCCTGGAGGCGGCGGATCCGAATGCCGGCTCAGGGCTTGAGTTGCAGGTGATCGCTGCCGTGGTGATCGGTGGTACCAGCCTGATGGGCGGGCGCGGTTCGGTCATCAGCACCTTCTTTGGCGTGCTGATTATCTCCGTGCTGGCGGCGGGCCTGGCGCAGATCGGCGCCACCGAGCCGACCAAGCGCATCATTACCGGGGCGGTGATCGTGGTTGCAGTGGTGCTCGACACTTATCGCAGCCAGCGCGCCAGTCGGCGGGCCTGA
- a CDS encoding sugar ABC transporter ATP-binding protein yields MSVCDPNAVLSVSGIGKTYAQPVLSGIDLTLMRGEVLALTGENGAGKSTLSKIIGGLVTPTTGQMQFQGQDYRPGSRTQAEELGVRMVMQELNLLPTLSVAENLFLDNLPSRGGWISRKQLRKAAIEAMAQVGLDAIDPDTLVGELGIGHQQMVEIARNLIGDCHVLILDEPTAMLTAREVEMLFEQITRLQARGVSIIYISHRLEELARVAQRIAVLRDGNLVCVEPMANYNSEQLVTLMVGRELGEHIDLGPRQIGAPALTVKGLTRSDKVRDVSFEVRSGEIFGISGLIGAGRTELLRLIFGADAADSGTVALGSPAKVVSIRSPADAVGHGIALITEDRKGEGLLLTQSIAANIALGNMPEISSAGLVNGGEELALAQRQIDAMRIRSSSPTQLVSELSGGNQQKVVIGRWLERDCSVLLFDEPTRGIDVGAKFDIYALLGELTRQGKALVVVSSDLRELMLICDRIGVLSAGRLIDTFERDSWTQDDLLAAAFAGYQKRDALLNEAAPRDLS; encoded by the coding sequence ATGTCCGTTTGCGACCCGAACGCTGTCCTTTCTGTCAGCGGCATCGGCAAGACCTATGCCCAGCCCGTACTGAGCGGTATCGACCTGACGTTGATGCGCGGGGAGGTGCTGGCGCTGACCGGGGAAAATGGCGCTGGTAAAAGCACCTTGTCCAAGATCATCGGTGGGTTGGTGACGCCGACGACCGGGCAGATGCAGTTCCAAGGACAGGATTATCGTCCCGGTAGCCGTACCCAGGCCGAAGAGCTGGGGGTGCGGATGGTGATGCAGGAACTCAACCTGTTGCCGACCCTTTCCGTGGCCGAAAACCTGTTTCTCGACAACCTGCCCAGCCGTGGCGGCTGGATCAGTCGCAAGCAATTGCGCAAGGCGGCGATCGAAGCCATGGCCCAGGTAGGGCTCGATGCGATCGATCCCGACACCCTGGTGGGGGAGCTGGGTATCGGTCACCAGCAGATGGTCGAGATCGCCCGCAACCTGATCGGCGATTGCCATGTGCTGATTCTCGACGAGCCGACCGCCATGCTGACGGCCCGGGAGGTCGAGATGCTCTTTGAGCAGATCACTCGCCTGCAGGCTCGGGGCGTGTCGATCATCTACATTTCCCATCGTCTCGAAGAATTGGCGCGGGTGGCCCAACGCATTGCGGTTCTGCGCGACGGTAACCTGGTTTGCGTCGAGCCGATGGCCAATTACAACAGCGAGCAACTGGTCACACTGATGGTCGGGCGGGAGCTGGGCGAGCACATCGACCTAGGTCCTCGCCAGATCGGCGCGCCGGCCCTGACGGTTAAAGGGCTGACGCGTTCGGACAAGGTCCGTGATGTGTCCTTTGAAGTGCGCAGCGGCGAGATCTTCGGCATCTCCGGCTTGATCGGGGCAGGGCGCACCGAGCTCTTGCGGTTGATCTTCGGCGCCGATGCGGCCGACAGCGGCACCGTGGCGCTGGGCTCGCCGGCCAAGGTGGTGAGCATTCGCTCCCCGGCCGATGCGGTGGGCCATGGCATCGCCCTGATTACCGAGGACCGCAAGGGCGAAGGCCTGCTACTGACGCAATCCATCGCCGCGAACATTGCCCTGGGTAACATGCCGGAGATTTCCAGCGCTGGTTTGGTCAATGGCGGCGAAGAGCTGGCATTGGCTCAGCGGCAGATCGACGCCATGCGCATCCGCAGTTCCAGCCCGACGCAGTTGGTGTCCGAGCTGTCGGGCGGCAATCAACAGAAAGTGGTGATCGGTCGCTGGCTCGAACGCGATTGCTCGGTGCTGCTGTTTGATGAGCCGACCCGTGGCATCGACGTCGGCGCCAAATTCGACATTTATGCACTGCTCGGTGAGTTGACTCGCCAGGGCAAGGCGCTGGTCGTGGTATCCAGTGACCTGCGGGAGCTGATGCTGATTTGTGACCGCATCGGCGTGTTGTCCGCCGGGCGCCTGATCGACACCTTCGAGCGCGACAGCTGGACCCAGGATGACTTGCTTGCCGCCGCATTCGCCGGCTACCAGAAACGTGATGCGTTGCTCAACGAAGCAGCGCCTAGGGATCTTTCATGA
- a CDS encoding sugar ABC transporter substrate-binding protein, with the protein MKLPFAGRLLAVAMLAAASAALPFSSAFAQTAEKPKVALVMKSLANEFFLTMEDGAKAYQKEHSADFDLISNGIKDETDTANQIRIVEQMIVSKVDALIIAPADSKAMVPVIKKAVDAGITVINIDNQLDPAVVKSKNINVPFVGPDNRKGARLVGEYLAKQLKAGDEVGIIEGVSTTTNAQARTAGFKDAMEAAQIKVVSLQSGDWEINKGNQVAASMLSEYPNIKALLAGNDSMAVGAVSAVRAAGKAGKVQVVGYDNINAIKPMLKDGRVLATADQFAAKQAVFGIETALKILKGEKVDSGTNGVIETPVELVTK; encoded by the coding sequence ATGAAGTTGCCATTCGCTGGACGCCTTCTCGCTGTTGCCATGCTCGCGGCCGCATCCGCTGCGTTGCCTTTCTCCTCGGCATTCGCCCAGACCGCTGAAAAACCCAAGGTCGCCCTGGTCATGAAATCCCTGGCCAACGAATTCTTCCTGACCATGGAAGACGGCGCCAAGGCTTATCAGAAGGAACACTCCGCTGATTTCGACCTGATCTCCAACGGGATCAAGGATGAAACCGACACCGCCAACCAGATCCGTATCGTCGAACAGATGATCGTGTCCAAGGTCGATGCCCTGATCATCGCGCCTGCGGACTCCAAGGCCATGGTGCCGGTGATCAAGAAAGCCGTCGACGCTGGCATCACGGTGATCAACATCGATAACCAGCTCGATCCGGCCGTGGTCAAGAGCAAGAACATCAACGTGCCGTTCGTAGGTCCGGACAACCGCAAGGGCGCGCGCCTGGTGGGTGAGTACCTGGCCAAGCAGCTCAAGGCCGGTGACGAGGTCGGCATCATCGAAGGTGTGTCCACCACTACCAATGCTCAGGCGCGTACTGCGGGCTTCAAGGATGCGATGGAAGCCGCGCAGATCAAGGTCGTCTCCCTGCAGTCCGGCGACTGGGAAATCAACAAGGGCAACCAGGTTGCCGCGTCGATGCTCAGCGAATACCCGAACATCAAGGCACTGCTGGCCGGTAACGACAGCATGGCGGTTGGCGCGGTATCGGCAGTGCGCGCGGCTGGCAAGGCGGGCAAGGTGCAAGTGGTCGGTTACGACAACATCAATGCCATCAAGCCCATGCTCAAGGACGGTCGCGTCCTGGCGACTGCCGACCAGTTCGCTGCCAAGCAAGCGGTATTCGGTATCGAGACGGCCTTGAAGATTCTCAAGGGCGAAAAAGTCGACAGCGGTACCAACGGCGTTATCGAAACTCCGGTCGAGCTGGTGACCAAGTAG
- a CDS encoding DUF1654 domain-containing protein: MPTVKYCMHVQLNKDNPVATPSAATTPLDSYTRLGLRVSKIINSPTAQKAKAALIFRLPDEPVDEWERLLEEIDENDNVTLAYRDDGGVQVFWVVPKED; this comes from the coding sequence ATGCCTACGGTTAAATACTGTATGCACGTACAGCTTAATAAGGATAATCCTGTGGCCACGCCCTCCGCTGCAACTACCCCTTTAGATTCCTATACGCGACTCGGCCTACGGGTCTCGAAAATCATCAACTCCCCCACCGCACAGAAAGCCAAGGCAGCCCTGATCTTCCGTCTTCCCGACGAGCCTGTGGATGAGTGGGAGCGCTTGCTGGAAGAAATCGACGAGAACGACAACGTGACCCTCGCCTATCGCGACGACGGTGGCGTGCAGGTTTTCTGGGTTGTGCCGAAGGAAGATTGA
- a CDS encoding endonuclease I family protein has product MIVRCFALLLAFVALGAQAGAPRTFNEAKKVAWKLYAPQSTEFYCGCKYTGNRVNLQACGYVPRKNARRAARIEWEHIVPAWQIGHQRQCWQQGGRKNCTRYDPVYQRAEADLHNLVPSIGEVNGDRSNFSFGWLPVQTGQYGSCLTQVDFKAKKVMPRPSIRGMIARTYFYMSKQYGLRLSKQDRRLYEAWDKTYPVQSWERQRNQSVACVMGRGNEFVGPVDMKACG; this is encoded by the coding sequence ATGATCGTACGTTGTTTTGCTTTATTGCTCGCCTTCGTCGCCTTGGGGGCACAGGCCGGCGCCCCCCGCACCTTCAACGAAGCCAAGAAAGTCGCCTGGAAACTCTACGCACCACAATCCACCGAGTTTTACTGTGGCTGCAAATACACCGGCAATCGCGTGAACCTGCAAGCCTGCGGTTATGTACCGCGCAAAAATGCCAGGCGCGCCGCGCGCATCGAGTGGGAGCATATCGTCCCGGCGTGGCAGATCGGTCATCAGCGTCAATGCTGGCAACAAGGCGGTCGCAAAAACTGCACCCGCTATGACCCGGTCTATCAACGGGCCGAGGCCGACCTTCACAACCTGGTGCCGAGCATCGGGGAAGTGAATGGCGATCGCAGCAATTTCAGTTTTGGCTGGCTGCCGGTACAAACGGGTCAGTACGGCTCCTGCCTGACCCAGGTGGATTTCAAGGCCAAAAAAGTCATGCCTCGGCCTTCCATCCGGGGAATGATCGCCCGGACGTATTTCTACATGAGTAAACAATACGGCCTGCGCCTCTCGAAACAGGACCGGCGCCTGTATGAAGCCTGGGACAAGACCTACCCGGTACAAAGCTGGGAACGCCAGCGTAACCAGAGCGTGGCGTGCGTCATGGGACGCGGGAACGAGTTCGTCGGCCCGGTGGATATGAAGGCCTGTGGTTGA
- a CDS encoding SPOR domain-containing protein: protein MRKLAWVIAVLVLAGCGEGRDVQAPKPKSVAASTPAAASAPQWGVEVRGETPQAVSDLTAWLLEHSFMSNVVRENGKDRVLVGPFNAKAEAEAKQEEVSAALVRAKKRNIELQVVDYPSAQ, encoded by the coding sequence GTGCGCAAATTGGCTTGGGTTATCGCGGTACTGGTACTGGCTGGGTGTGGTGAAGGGCGTGATGTCCAGGCACCGAAGCCGAAATCGGTGGCGGCTTCCACACCCGCGGCTGCCTCTGCGCCGCAGTGGGGCGTCGAGGTTCGAGGCGAGACTCCGCAGGCTGTCAGCGACCTGACCGCGTGGCTCCTTGAGCACAGTTTCATGTCCAACGTGGTGCGAGAAAACGGCAAGGACCGCGTCCTGGTCGGCCCTTTCAATGCCAAGGCCGAAGCTGAAGCAAAACAGGAAGAGGTCTCTGCCGCTCTGGTTCGAGCGAAAAAGCGCAACATCGAATTGCAGGTGGTGGATTACCCGAGCGCCCAATAA
- the csrA gene encoding carbon storage regulator CsrA, which yields MLILTRKVGESINIGDDITITILGVSGQQVRIGINAPKNVAVHREEIYQRIQAGLTAPDKPQTP from the coding sequence ATGCTGATACTCACCCGCAAAGTCGGTGAAAGCATAAACATTGGTGACGACATCACGATCACCATTCTGGGCGTGAGTGGCCAACAAGTCCGGATCGGCATCAATGCCCCGAAAAACGTTGCGGTGCATCGCGAAGAAATTTATCAGCGCATTCAGGCAGGCCTTACCGCCCCCGACAAACCGCAGACTCCCTGA
- a CDS encoding DUF2214 family protein, whose amino-acid sequence MLAHWSLAAIHLLAFALGFWAVLTRGTALRRLAGGADAVRNVLMADNVWGLSALVLLVTGGMRAFGGYEKGSDYYLHQPLFHLKMTLFLLILLLEIAPMIALIKWRIALGKGGTIDPSKAGRFARVSHIEALLLVLMVIAATGMARGASMS is encoded by the coding sequence ATGTTGGCTCATTGGTCTCTGGCGGCAATTCATCTTCTGGCGTTCGCCCTCGGGTTCTGGGCGGTGCTGACGCGCGGCACGGCGCTACGACGCTTGGCGGGCGGTGCGGATGCGGTTCGAAACGTGCTGATGGCGGATAACGTGTGGGGGCTGTCGGCGCTGGTGCTGCTGGTGACCGGTGGGATGCGCGCTTTTGGTGGCTATGAAAAGGGCTCGGACTATTACCTGCACCAACCCCTGTTTCATCTGAAGATGACCTTGTTCCTGTTGATCCTGCTGCTTGAAATTGCGCCGATGATCGCCTTGATCAAATGGCGCATAGCGCTGGGCAAAGGGGGGACGATCGATCCATCGAAGGCCGGCCGGTTTGCCCGGGTCAGCCACATAGAAGCCTTGTTGCTGGTCCTGATGGTGATCGCCGCCACCGGTATGGCCCGGGGCGCAAGCATGAGCTGA
- the cysS gene encoding cysteine--tRNA ligase translates to MLTIYNTLTKSKEVFKPLDGNKVRMYVCGMTVYDYCHIGHGRSMVAFDLVTRWLRFSGYDLTYVRNITDIEDKIINRARENGEPYDALTERMIKAMHEDEARLNILKPDLEPRATDHIPGMLSMIQTLIDKGYAYAPGNGDVYYRVAKFMGYGKLSRKKIEDLRIGARIEVDESKQDPLDFVLWKAAKPGEPSWESPWGAGRPGWHIECSVMSTCCLGETFDIHGGGSDLEFPHHENEIAQSEAATGKTYANAWMHCGMIRINGEKMSKSLNNFFTIRDVLEKYHPEVIRYLLVSSHYRSAINYSEDNLKDAKGALERFYHALKGLPNVPAAGGEAFVARFTEVMNDDFGTPEACAVLFEMVREINRLRESDLNAAAGLAARLKELASVLGVLQLEADEFLQAGAEGRVDAAEVDALIQARLTARANKDWAESDRIRDQLTAMGVVLEDGKGGTTWRLAD, encoded by the coding sequence GTGCTTACGATCTACAACACGCTCACCAAGAGCAAAGAAGTCTTCAAGCCGCTGGATGGCAACAAGGTCCGCATGTATGTCTGCGGGATGACTGTGTACGACTACTGCCATATTGGCCATGGTCGCAGCATGGTGGCGTTCGACCTGGTGACCCGCTGGTTGCGATTCAGCGGTTATGACCTGACCTACGTGCGCAACATCACCGACATCGAAGACAAGATCATCAACCGTGCCCGCGAAAACGGCGAGCCTTACGATGCGCTGACCGAGCGCATGATCAAGGCCATGCACGAGGATGAGGCGCGCCTCAATATCCTCAAGCCGGACCTGGAACCCCGTGCCACGGACCACATTCCTGGCATGCTGAGCATGATCCAGACCTTGATCGACAAGGGCTATGCCTACGCACCGGGCAATGGCGACGTGTATTACCGCGTCGCCAAGTTCATGGGCTACGGCAAGCTGTCGCGCAAGAAGATCGAAGACCTGCGCATTGGTGCGCGCATCGAAGTCGATGAGTCGAAACAGGACCCACTGGACTTCGTATTGTGGAAAGCTGCCAAGCCGGGCGAGCCGAGCTGGGAGTCGCCGTGGGGCGCCGGGCGTCCGGGCTGGCATATCGAATGCTCGGTGATGTCTACCTGCTGCCTGGGCGAGACTTTCGATATTCACGGTGGTGGCAGCGACCTGGAGTTCCCGCACCACGAAAACGAAATCGCCCAGAGCGAAGCGGCCACCGGCAAGACCTACGCCAACGCGTGGATGCATTGCGGCATGATCCGGATCAACGGCGAGAAGATGTCCAAGTCCTTGAACAACTTCTTCACCATCCGCGACGTGCTGGAAAAGTACCACCCGGAAGTCATTCGTTATCTGCTGGTGTCGAGCCACTATCGCAGCGCCATCAACTACTCGGAAGACAACCTCAAGGACGCCAAGGGTGCCCTGGAGCGTTTCTATCATGCGTTGAAAGGCTTGCCGAATGTGCCGGCGGCCGGCGGCGAAGCGTTCGTTGCACGCTTTACCGAGGTGATGAACGACGACTTCGGCACGCCGGAAGCCTGCGCGGTGCTGTTCGAGATGGTGCGCGAGATCAACCGCCTGCGAGAGAGCGATCTCAATGCGGCGGCGGGGCTGGCGGCGCGTCTGAAGGAGCTGGCCAGCGTGCTGGGCGTGTTGCAGCTTGAGGCTGACGAATTCCTGCAAGCCGGTGCCGAAGGCCGTGTGGATGCCGCCGAGGTCGACGCATTGATCCAGGCGCGCCTGACCGCGCGGGCCAACAAGGACTGGGCCGAATCCGACCGGATCCGCGACCAGCTCACCGCCATGGGCGTGGTGCTGGAAGACGGCAAGGGCGGGACGACCTGGCGTTTGGCGGACTGA
- a CDS encoding glutamine--tRNA ligase/YqeY domain fusion protein, which translates to MSKPTVDPTSNSKTGPAVPVNFLRPIIQADLDSGKHTQIVTRFPPEPNGYLHIGHAKSICVNFGLAQEFGGVTHLRFDDTNPAKEDQEYIDAIESDVKWLGFEWSGEVRYASQYFDQLHDWAVELIKAGNAYVCDLTPEQAKEYRGSLTEPGKNSPFRDRSVEENLDLFARMRAGEFPDGARVLRAKIDMASPNMNLRDPIMYRIRHAHHHQTGDKWCIYPNYDFTHGQSDAIEGITHSICTLEFESHRPLYEWFLEHLPVPAHPRQYEFSRLNLNYTITSKRKLKQLVDEKHVNGWDDPRMSTLSGFRRRGYTPKSIRNFCEMVGTNRSDGVVDFGMLEFSIRDDLDHSAPRAMCVLRPLKVVITNYPEGQVENLELARHPKEDMGVRVLPFAREIYIDREDFMEEPPKGYKRLEPTGEVRLRGSYVIRADEAIKDADGNIVELRCSYDPDTLGKNPEGRKVKGVIHWVPAAASVECEVRLYDRLFRSPNPEKAEDSASFLDNINPDSLQVLTGCRAEPSLGNAQPEDRFQFEREGYFCADIKDSKPGAPVFNRTVTLRDSWGQ; encoded by the coding sequence ATGAGCAAGCCCACTGTCGACCCTACCTCGAATTCCAAGACCGGCCCGGCCGTGCCGGTCAACTTCCTGCGCCCGATCATCCAGGCGGACCTGGACTCGGGTAAGCACACACAGATCGTCACTCGCTTCCCACCGGAGCCCAACGGCTACCTGCACATCGGCCACGCCAAGTCGATCTGCGTGAACTTCGGCCTGGCCCAGGAGTTCGGCGGCGTCACGCACCTGCGATTCGACGACACCAACCCGGCCAAGGAAGACCAGGAATACATCGACGCGATCGAAAGCGACGTCAAGTGGCTGGGTTTCGAATGGTCCGGTGAGGTGCGCTACGCCTCGCAGTATTTCGACCAGTTGCACGACTGGGCGGTGGAGCTGATCAAGGCCGGCAACGCCTACGTCTGCGACCTGACCCCCGAGCAGGCCAAGGAGTACCGTGGCAGCCTGACCGAGCCGGGCAAGAACAGCCCGTTCCGTGATCGCAGCGTGGAAGAGAACCTGGACCTGTTCGCCCGCATGCGCGCCGGTGAATTCCCGGATGGCGCACGGGTGCTGCGCGCCAAGATCGACATGGCCTCGCCGAACATGAACCTGCGCGACCCGATCATGTACCGCATCCGTCATGCCCATCACCACCAGACCGGTGACAAGTGGTGCATCTACCCCAACTACGACTTCACCCATGGCCAGTCGGACGCTATCGAGGGCATCACTCACTCGATCTGCACCCTGGAGTTCGAGAGCCATCGTCCACTGTACGAGTGGTTCCTCGAGCATCTGCCGGTGCCGGCCCATCCGCGCCAGTACGAATTCAGCCGCCTGAACCTGAACTACACCATCACCAGCAAGCGCAAGCTCAAGCAACTGGTGGACGAGAAGCACGTCAATGGCTGGGACGACCCGCGCATGTCGACGCTGTCGGGCTTCCGTCGTCGTGGCTACACGCCAAAATCGATCCGCAACTTCTGCGAAATGGTCGGCACCAACCGTTCCGACGGCGTGGTGGATTTCGGCATGCTGGAATTCAGCATCCGTGACGACCTGGATCACAGTGCCCCGCGCGCCATGTGCGTGCTGCGTCCGCTGAAAGTCGTGATCACCAACTACCCGGAAGGTCAGGTCGAGAACCTCGAGCTGGCGCGCCACCCGAAAGAAGACATGGGCGTGCGCGTCCTGCCGTTCGCCCGGGAAATCTACATCGACCGTGAAGACTTCATGGAAGAGCCGCCAAAAGGCTACAAGCGCCTGGAGCCTACCGGCGAAGTGCGCCTGCGTGGCAGCTATGTGATCCGCGCTGACGAAGCGATCAAGGACGCCGACGGCAACATCGTCGAGCTGCGTTGCTCGTACGACCCCGACACCCTGGGCAAGAACCCGGAAGGTCGCAAGGTCAAGGGCGTGATCCACTGGGTGCCGGCTGCTGCCAGCGTCGAGTGCGAGGTGCGTCTGTACGATCGCCTGTTCCGTTCGCCGAACCCGGAGAAGGCCGAAGACAGCGCCAGCTTCCTGGACAACATCAACCCTGACTCCCTGCAAGTACTCACTGGTTGTCGTGCCGAGCCTTCGTTGGGCAACGCACAGCCGGAAGACCGTTTCCAGTTCGAGCGCGAAGGCTACTTCTGCGCGGATATCAAGGACTCGAAACCTGGTGCTCCGGTATTCAACCGTACCGTGACCTTGCGCGATTCCTGGGGTCAGTGA
- a CDS encoding peptidylprolyl isomerase, producing MTQVKLTTNHGDIVLELNAEKAPLTVANFVEYVKAGHYENTVFHRVIGNFMIQGGGFEPGMKEKKDKRPSIQNEADNGLPNEKYSVAMARTMEPHSASAQFFINVADNSFLNHSSKTTQGWGYAVFGKVVEGTDVVDKIKGVSTTSKAGHQDVPAEDVIIEKAEIIE from the coding sequence ATGACCCAAGTCAAACTGACCACCAACCACGGCGACATCGTCCTGGAACTGAACGCTGAGAAAGCGCCGCTGACCGTTGCCAACTTCGTTGAATACGTCAAGGCCGGCCACTACGAAAACACCGTGTTCCACCGTGTCATCGGTAACTTCATGATCCAGGGCGGCGGTTTCGAGCCAGGCATGAAAGAAAAGAAAGACAAGCGCCCAAGCATCCAGAACGAAGCCGACAACGGCCTGCCGAATGAAAAGTACAGCGTCGCCATGGCCCGCACCATGGAGCCGCATTCGGCCTCCGCACAGTTTTTCATCAACGTGGCGGACAACAGCTTCCTCAACCACAGCAGCAAGACCACCCAGGGCTGGGGCTATGCCGTGTTCGGCAAAGTGGTTGAAGGCACCGACGTGGTCGACAAGATCAAAGGCGTCTCCACCACTTCCAAGGCCGGCCACCAGGACGTCCCTGCAGAAGACGTGATCATCGAGAAAGCCGAGATCATTGAGTGA